The genomic stretch GCCCCCTGGTCCTCCTCGGTCGCTGTGCCCGCGAGGGCGCGCTGGAGCAGGTGGTTCGCCTCGACGTCCGGGAGGCGGTGCGTGTACGGCACCACGACGGCGTGGTCCGTCGAGGTCGCGCCCATCGACTGGAAGAACGCCCGCCGCTCCTCCAGCACGCGGATCAGGGTCGCGTAGGACCCGATCTCGGTCCCAGTAGCGTCGGCCAGCCGGTCGAGCTCGCCTCGCCACTCGGGAGACGCGATGCGGAAGACCGCGTCGGGACGGAAGCAGGGGATCACCCGCCCGCCCCAGCCCGACTCCCGGATGCGTCGGTGCTCGTCGAGTGAGTCCGCCGCCCCGTCGGTCGTCGTCAGCACGTCGATGTTGAACCGGTCGAACAGGGCGCGCGGCCGGAACTCGGGGCGCCCGAGTTGCGCGGAGAGGTGGTCGTAGATCTCGGAGGCCGAGTCGCCCGTGAGCTTCTGGTCCACGCCGAACACCTCGGCGAAGGTCTGGTCCAGCCACGCCCGGGTGGGCGTGCCCAGGAAGAGGTGGTAGTGGTCCGCGAACCGCTGCCAGACCACGCGGGGGTCGGCCTCGACGGCGGCCCCGTCGCGGGTCGGGATGCCCATGTCCTCCATGCGGACGCCCTGCGACCGCAGCATCCGGAAGATGTAGTGATCCGGCGTGATGAGCAGCGCCGTGGGCTCCGGGAACGACTCGTCGTCCGCCAGCAGCGCGGGCGGTACGTGACCGTGCGGACACACCAGGGGCAGGTCGGCGACGGCGGCGTACAGCTCGCGAGCGATCTCGCGGACGGCTGGGATGGGCGAGAAGAACCGGTCGGGGTGGAGAGCGAGGGGCTCCGAAGTCATTGCGCGGGTGAGGCCAGAAGAAGAAGCGGGCCCCGCCCCGAGTGGAGCGGGGCCCGCAAACAGACGGCCAGCGAAGGCTGGCGCCGAACCTAGCGGACGACGAGCATCCGGTGGGTGCCCACCTGGTCCCCCGCCTGCAGGCGGACGACGTAGAGGCCCGGCGCGGCGGCCGCGGCGGACCACTCGACGGTGTGCTCCCCGGCCGCCTCGGTGGCGTCGACGAGGGTGGCGACCTGGCGCCCCAGGGCGTCATAGACGGTCATCGTCACGTCCGCGGCGCGGTCGAGCGTGTAGCGGAGCGTCGTGCCCGTGCGGAACGGGTTCGGCGCGTTCGAGATGGCCAGCAGGTTGGCCTCCGGGCCGCGCTCGTCCGCCGAGGCGAGGCACGCCGCCTGGTCGACGCCCGGGAACCACGTCAGGTCACCCACCGGGCAGCCGTTCGTGCCCGCCGTGTACGCCGGCGAGGTGGTCGGGTAGGACGGGTCGAAGTCGGTCAGGAAGTAGGCCGTCGTCCGGCGGTCGTAGTCGTCCGTGGCCACGTCGAACGTGGCCGTGTCCTTGGTGCGGCCCGTCTCCGTCCGGTACCACGTCACCATGTCGACGGGGGCGTCCGGGGCGTTCGTCAGGTCGAGCGACATCTGAGTGAAGGCCGTCGTCGGGTTCGAGATCCGGCTCGCGATGTGGTCTGTGAGCGGGGGGCCGACGCCGATGATGTCGTTGTCGCCGTCGGTGCCGTTGTCCGGGTTGCCGTCATCGCCGCCGCCGTCGCTGAAGGCGTCGTAGAACGCCTGGACCTCCGGGGACACCACGTAGACGTTGTTGGAGATCGTCCAGTCGGTGGTCTCGTTCGGCTCGGAGAGGATCCAGGTCATCTTGGCCTTGCCGTTGGCGTAGACCTCCCCGGACTCGTCGAACTCCGACTGGCGGACGATGTCGCTCGTGTCGGCCCCGGCCACGAACGAGTCGTAGAACAGGTTGTTGGTGATCTTGATCGAGTTGCCGACCTGGCCGAGCGCGAGCGTGCCGTGGTAGGACACCGCGTTCAGGATCGTGTTGTGGTCGAACACCATGTTCTGGACCGGCCCGGTGCTGGACCGGTGCCGGATGATCCGGTCGGTGTAGTTGATGAACGTGTTGTTCCGGAAGATCAGCGAGTCGATCGAGCCGTCCCGCAGGTCGACGCCCTTGCCGGCGCCGAAGTTGGTGCCGTCGGTGCCGAGCCAGCCCGAGTTGGCCCAGATCGTGTTCGTCACGATCATCTTGCGGAGCGCCGACTGGGCACGCACGATCTGCGCCTCCAGGTTGACCACGACGAGCCCGTCCATGATCAGGTCGAAGCCGGAGGCCGCGGTGCGTACGAACGTGGTCGACATGTTCGGGAGTTCACCCCCGAAGTCCTCCGGCAGGACGCCCGAGAACGAGAAGTTGCGGAAGGTGATGTCCCCCTCCTGGAAGAACGCGTCGCCGACGCGGTTGCCGCTCGTCCCGTTGAGCGAGGTGTAGATCTGCGGCAGCGCGCCGCTGCCGTCGGCCCCGACGATCTGGAGGTGGTAGCCCGTGTTGCGGACGTTGGAGTCCATCAGGTAGACCACATCGCGCTGGAGCTGGTAGATCCGGTCCGGGTTGGCCCGGGCGCCGGTCGCCGTGGTGTCGCCGTTGATGACGACGTTGATCGGGTCGGCGTTCTGGAGCACGCAGAGGTCCGGGGTGGCCGGACAGGTCTGCTGGGCCGCGGCGGAGCCGGCCACGAGGAAGGCGGCCGCGAGGGCCAGGGAGCGTAGCATCGGGGTCATGGGGTGGAGGGAAAGCAGTGAGAGAGAACCCGGCGGCCGGGCAGAAACCGTCTAGAGCGCGAGGCGCAGGCCGAAGTCGACCGTCGTCCCATAGATCTCGCTGTTGTTGACCAGCGTCCGGTCGAGGAACGGCCGGTACTGGAGCGAGCTCTCCTCGACGCCGCTCAGGTTGTTGACGTTGAGGAGGAGTCGGAGGCGGTCGC from Rubrivirga sp. SAORIC476 encodes the following:
- the uxaC gene encoding glucuronate isomerase; amino-acid sequence: MTSEPLALHPDRFFSPIPAVREIARELYAAVADLPLVCPHGHVPPALLADDESFPEPTALLITPDHYIFRMLRSQGVRMEDMGIPTRDGAAVEADPRVVWQRFADHYHLFLGTPTRAWLDQTFAEVFGVDQKLTGDSASEIYDHLSAQLGRPEFRPRALFDRFNIDVLTTTDGAADSLDEHRRIRESGWGGRVIPCFRPDAVFRIASPEWRGELDRLADATGTEIGSYATLIRVLEERRAFFQSMGATSTDHAVVVPYTHRLPDVEANHLLQRALAGTATEEDQGAFEAHMLMEMARMSTEDGLVMQLHPGALRDHNAEVFERFGRDMGGDIPVATEYTHNLRELLNAYGSDPRLTLVVFTLDETAYARELAPLAGHYPAMRLGPAWWFHDSIEGMRRYRTQTTETAGIYNTVGFNDDTRAFLSIPARHDLSRRVDADFLAGLVAEHRVDEADAHRMIHALAVGLVRDTYNLGDDASAVVGDGVAVNGRAGE
- a CDS encoding T9SS type A sorting domain-containing protein, which encodes MLRSLALAAAFLVAGSAAAQQTCPATPDLCVLQNADPINVVINGDTTATGARANPDRIYQLQRDVVYLMDSNVRNTGYHLQIVGADGSGALPQIYTSLNGTSGNRVGDAFFQEGDITFRNFSFSGVLPEDFGGELPNMSTTFVRTAASGFDLIMDGLVVVNLEAQIVRAQSALRKMIVTNTIWANSGWLGTDGTNFGAGKGVDLRDGSIDSLIFRNNTFINYTDRIIRHRSSTGPVQNMVFDHNTILNAVSYHGTLALGQVGNSIKITNNLFYDSFVAGADTSDIVRQSEFDESGEVYANGKAKMTWILSEPNETTDWTISNNVYVVSPEVQAFYDAFSDGGGDDGNPDNGTDGDNDIIGVGPPLTDHIASRISNPTTAFTQMSLDLTNAPDAPVDMVTWYRTETGRTKDTATFDVATDDYDRRTTAYFLTDFDPSYPTTSPAYTAGTNGCPVGDLTWFPGVDQAACLASADERGPEANLLAISNAPNPFRTGTTLRYTLDRAADVTMTVYDALGRQVATLVDATEAAGEHTVEWSAAAAAPGLYVVRLQAGDQVGTHRMLVVR